The Flaviramulus sp. BrNp1-15 genome has a window encoding:
- the leuB gene encoding 3-isopropylmalate dehydrogenase: MKLNIAVLPGDGIGPEVTAQAVKVLKAIAMEFNHVFTFQSALVGASAIDKTGNPLPEETISICKKADAILFGAIGKTSYDLDPNTKVRPEQGLLGLRKTLDLYANIRPVIAYEDLLNKSSLKKNQIKDTNILIYRELTGGIYFGEKKLSDDGNKASDICEYTKSEIERISHLAFKAAQSRKRKLTLVDKANVLESSRLWRRVVQELESQYPDVKVDYMYIDNAAMELIIKPKQFDVILTENMFGDILSEEASVIVGSIGLLASASIGEKHAMFEPIHGAYTKAANKGIANPIASILSAAMLLDHFGLDDEAALIREAVDKSLKLHITTPDLNTKYDNISTTKVGDFIEDFINNPEETNLNFTNIHLGQSTII, encoded by the coding sequence ATGAAATTAAATATTGCCGTTTTACCAGGCGATGGTATAGGTCCAGAGGTCACTGCTCAAGCTGTAAAAGTCTTGAAGGCTATAGCTATGGAGTTTAATCATGTATTTACTTTTCAAAGCGCATTAGTTGGTGCCAGCGCTATAGACAAAACTGGCAACCCTCTACCCGAAGAAACCATTAGCATCTGTAAAAAAGCAGATGCTATTTTATTTGGCGCCATTGGTAAAACATCTTACGATTTAGATCCAAATACTAAAGTAAGACCAGAACAAGGTCTTTTAGGGCTTCGTAAAACTTTAGATTTATACGCCAACATAAGACCTGTAATTGCTTATGAAGATTTGCTAAACAAATCATCTTTAAAGAAAAACCAAATAAAAGACACCAACATTCTTATATACAGAGAATTAACAGGCGGCATATATTTTGGTGAAAAGAAACTAAGTGACGATGGCAATAAAGCATCCGATATTTGTGAATATACCAAATCAGAAATAGAGCGTATTTCACATTTAGCTTTTAAAGCGGCACAATCAAGAAAACGTAAGCTTACACTAGTAGATAAAGCTAATGTTTTAGAAAGTTCCAGACTATGGCGACGTGTAGTACAAGAGTTAGAGTCTCAATATCCAGATGTAAAAGTAGATTACATGTATATTGATAATGCAGCTATGGAACTTATTATTAAACCAAAACAGTTTGATGTAATTTTAACCGAAAACATGTTTGGAGACATCCTATCTGAAGAAGCTAGTGTAATTGTTGGCTCTATTGGTTTATTAGCCTCAGCTTCAATTGGTGAAAAACATGCTATGTTCGAGCCCATTCATGGCGCATACACTAAAGCTGCTAACAAAGGCATTGCTAATCCAATTGCGTCCATTTTATCTGCTGCAATGTTGTTAGATCATTTTGGCTTAGACGATGAAGCTGCTTTAATACGAGAAGCGGTAGATAAATCACTAAAATTACATATTACCACACCAGATTTAAATACTAAATACGATAATATTAGCACCACAAAAGTTGGCGATTTTATTGAAGATTTTATCAATAATCCAGAAGAAACCAACTTAAACTTTACCAACATACATTTAGGGCAGTCCACTATTATTTGA